The region TAAAGTTTACGTTAAAGGGCCGGGGAATGGTAGAGAATCTGCTATTCGTTCGCTTCATAACAACGGGATTGAAGTAACTGAAATTATTGATGTTACTCCATTACCACACAACGGATGTCGTCCTCCTAAGAGACGTAGAGTTTAATAAAAAGTATAATAATAAGAGAGGAGTTAAGATTATCGAAGGACAGAGACCTTAATTCATAATCCCTTTCTTCTAAATTTAAAGTTAATGGCAAGATATACTGGTCCAAAGACTAAAATAGCCCGTAAATTCGGTGAAGCTATTTTTGGAGACGATAAATCTTTTGAAAAAAGAAATTATCCTCCGGGACAACACGGTAACAACCGTCGTCGCGGTAAGAAATCTGAATATGCAATCCAGTTAATGGAGAAGCAAAAAGCAAAGTATACTTACGGTATCCTTGAGCGTCAGTTTAGTAATATGTTTAAAAAAGCTACTAGAGCGCAAGGAATTACTGGTGAAGTGCTACTTCAACTTTGTGAATCACGTCTTGATAACGTAGTTTATAGAATGGGTATTGCTCCAACTAGAAGCGCTGCAAGACAATTTGTATCTCACAGGCACATTACAGTAAATGGCGAGTTGGTTAACATACCTTCTTACCAAATGAAAGCTGGTGATGTAGTAAGTGTTCGTGAAAAATCAAAATCTTTACAGGCTATCCAGGATTCACTAGCTAACTCTAGCAGTGTTTACGAATGGATTACCTGGAATAACGAGACAAAACAAGGAACTTTTGTTTCAGTACCCGGACGTATTCAGATTCCGGAAAACATAAATGAACAATTCATCGTCGAATTATATTCGAAATAATAATTCACAGAAGTCGTAATATGGCAATACTAAATTTTCAGAAGCCCGATAAAGTTATAATGATTGATTCAACCGATTTCGAAGGGAAATTTGAATTTCGCCCTTTGGAACCTGGCTATGGATTAACCGTTGGTAACGCTTTAAGGAGAGTGCTTTTATCTTCGTTAGAAGGTTATGCAATCACTTCAATTCGTATAGAAGGCGTAGATCACGAATTCTCCGCTATTCCTGGAGTTGTGGAAGACGTAACAGAAATTATCCTGAATCTTAAACAAGTAAGGTTCAAAAGGCAAATTGATGAAATAGATAACGAAGCCGTTACCATTTCTATATCTGGAGAAGAACAAATTACTGCCGGTCACTTTCAAAAATTCATTTCAGGCTTTCAGGTGCTAAACCCAGATCAAGTGGTTTGTACTGCAGATAAGAAAGTAAACCTGAATATGGAAATGACCATAGAAAAAGGTAGAGGTTATGTTCCAGCCGAAGAAAACAAAAAAGCCAACGCACCTCTTGGAACTATATTTACCGATTCTATTTATACACCAATAAAGAACGTTAAGTATAGCATTGAAAACTATCGTGTAGAGCAAAAGACCGATTATGAAAAATTGGTTTTTGAAATCGTAAGCGATGGTTCTATTCACCCAAAAGATGCACTTACTGAAGCTGCAAAAACACTTATTCACCACTTTATGTTATTCTCAGACGAGCGTATCACGCTTGAAGCTGATGAAATAGCACAAACTGAAACTTATGATGAAGAATCCCTTCATATGAGACAGTTGCTAAAAACCAAGTTGGTAGATATGGATCTTTCAGTAAGAGCTTTAAATTGCTTAAAAGCGGCTGAAGTTGATACCCTGGGAGACCTTGTTTCTTACAATAAAAATGACTTGATGAAGTTTAGAAACTTCGGAAAGAAATCTTTGACAGAGCTTGAAGAATTGGTAAGTAACAAAGGACTTAACTTTGGTATGGACCTTTCAAAATACAAATTAGATAAGGACTAAAAATAGTCTTGAGATATTAGTATAGAGAATTCAGTTTTTCACCTTACTATATACTCATTACCAAATACTGAATACTAATTGATAAGTAGTTTTCCATAAAAGCCGGCAAAAGATCGCGCTTTGGGAAAATGAATTAAGAACAAAACAATGAGACACGGAAAGAAAACAAACCATTTAGGTAGAAAGACCGCTCACAGGAAGTCTATGCTAGCCAATATGGCCTGCTCTCTTATAGAGCACAAGAGAATCAATACCACCGTAGCTAAAGCAAAAGCTTTAAAAGTTTTTGTAGAGCCTTTGGTAACTAAGTCTAAAGAAGATACTACTCACAATCGTAGGTTAGTATTTAGTAAACTTCGCCAAAAGGAAGCTGTAGCCGAATTGTTTCGTGAGGTAGCTCCTAAAGTTGGTGACCGCCCGGGTGGATACACAAGGGTAATTAAATTAGGTAACCGTCTTGGAGATAATGCCGATATGGCCCTTATCGAGTTAGTTGATTACAACGAAACTTACAATTTAAGTAAAACAGAGAAGAAGAAATCTACACGTAGAGCGGGTAGAAAGAAATCTACTGAAGCTACTCCAGATGCTCCAAACGCAGAAGGAAAAACAGAAGATAAATCTTCAGAAAATAAAGAAGACAAAAAAGAGGAATAGAAATGAATCTTTTAAAGTTCTAATTTTTAAAAAGGATAAACTCTCAGGGTTTATCCTTTTTTTATATATTAAATTGAAATTGTCATTTCCGCGTAGGCGGAAATCCAAATAGTAAAGTCCATTTCCGTGAAGACGGAAATCCCAGCAACACAACAAATTAATAAGAATGAAATATCAAACCCGAAAAAAAGCGATTATCTTACTGGAAGATGGCACTATCTTTCACGGTAAGGCTGTAGGAGACAAAGACGGTAAAGCCGTTGGTGAAGTTTGTTTTAATACCGGAATGACCGGTTACCAGGAGATCTTTACAGATCCTTCTTATTACGGCCAGCTTATGGTTACCACTAATGCCCATATTGGTAATTACGGAACTTTAGCCGAAGAAAGTGAAGCCGATAAAGCTAAGATCTCTGGGCTTATCTGTAAGAACTTCAGTTACACCTATTCCCGCCCGGCTGCCGATTCTTCACTGCAGGAGTTTTTAGATGATAGTAACTTATTTGCTATTTCTGATGTAGATACTCGTGCGCTGGTAACTTACATTAGAGAAAATGGAGCAATGAACGCTATTATCTCAACAGATGTAGATAATATAGAAGGTCTTAAAAAAGAACTTGCCGAAGTACCAGATATGAATGGGTTGGAACTTGCTTCTAAAGTTTCTACCAAAGAGCCATATTATTTCGGTAACGAAAATGCCACTTATAAAATAGCTGCACTGGACGTTGGAATTAAAAAGAACATTCTTCGCAATTTTGAAAAACGTGATGTGTACGTAAAGGTTTTTCCTTACAATGCCACTTACGAAGAGATGAAGGAATGGAATCCAGATGGCTATTTTCTTTCAAATGGGCCTGGAGATCCACAGCCTTTGGAAAGTGCTATCAATCTTACTAAAGCTATTTTAGAAAAGGATCATCCGTTATTTGGTATTTGTTTGGGGCACCAGATCATCGCCATTGCTAACGGGATTAAAACCTATAAAATGCACCACGGTCACCGCGGAATAAATCACCCGGTAAAAAATCTTAAGACCGGAAAAGGTGAAATTACTTCTCAAAATCACGGTTTCTCGGTAGATAAAGCAGAAACTGAGGCAAACAGCGAAGTGGAAATCACTCATATTTGCTTAAATGACGATACTGTTGGTGGAATCTCGATGAAAAATAAAAACTGTTTTTCAGTTCAATATCACCCAGAGGCAAGTCCGGGGCCTCACGATGCCAGTTACTTGTTTGATGAATTTATGGATAGAATAAAAGGAGCGAAAGCTTAAAATTTTTTATTAAAACTAATGAAAAAGCCCAAAAAATAAACATTTTGGGCTTTTCTTTTGTCAAAACCGAAATTATTCTAAATTGCAGCCTCAAATTCATCAAAACTCATCAATGAAAAAATTACTACTACTCAGCTTTTGTCTTTTTACATTTTCATCTATCAACGCCCAGGATCAAGCTTCGGTTGAAGACGGTCTTTTGTCAATAAACATCTTAACACCTGGTTTAGAATACGAATACGGCCTTACAAATTCTACTACCTTAGATTTACGGGCAGGATCGGCTTTCGGTTATAGAGATAACAGCTACTTTGGAGAAGATTTTGGTATTTATCCAACATTTAATGTTCAATATCGCTATTATTATAATCTAGAAAAACGCCTGAATAAAGGAAAAAATATAAAGAATAATAGTGCTAATTATATCGCTTTAAGCGGGAGTGTCCAATCTGGCAAGCCTATAATTGGAGACCTAGAATA is a window of Salegentibacter salegens DNA encoding:
- the carA gene encoding glutamine-hydrolyzing carbamoyl-phosphate synthase small subunit; the protein is MKYQTRKKAIILLEDGTIFHGKAVGDKDGKAVGEVCFNTGMTGYQEIFTDPSYYGQLMVTTNAHIGNYGTLAEESEADKAKISGLICKNFSYTYSRPAADSSLQEFLDDSNLFAISDVDTRALVTYIRENGAMNAIISTDVDNIEGLKKELAEVPDMNGLELASKVSTKEPYYFGNENATYKIAALDVGIKKNILRNFEKRDVYVKVFPYNATYEEMKEWNPDGYFLSNGPGDPQPLESAINLTKAILEKDHPLFGICLGHQIIAIANGIKTYKMHHGHRGINHPVKNLKTGKGEITSQNHGFSVDKAETEANSEVEITHICLNDDTVGGISMKNKNCFSVQYHPEASPGPHDASYLFDEFMDRIKGAKA
- the rplQ gene encoding 50S ribosomal protein L17; amino-acid sequence: MRHGKKTNHLGRKTAHRKSMLANMACSLIEHKRINTTVAKAKALKVFVEPLVTKSKEDTTHNRRLVFSKLRQKEAVAELFREVAPKVGDRPGGYTRVIKLGNRLGDNADMALIELVDYNETYNLSKTEKKKSTRRAGRKKSTEATPDAPNAEGKTEDKSSENKEDKKEE
- a CDS encoding DUF3575 domain-containing protein, translating into MKKLLLLSFCLFTFSSINAQDQASVEDGLLSINILTPGLEYEYGLTNSTTLDLRAGSAFGYRDNSYFGEDFGIYPTFNVQYRYYYNLEKRLNKGKNIKNNSANYIALSGSVQSGKPIIGDLEYSEGYFGTVGPVWGLQRYYGSGFKLDLNLGAGYGFNESGDSFLSLLIGIRLGWRLSN
- a CDS encoding DNA-directed RNA polymerase subunit alpha, with the protein product MAILNFQKPDKVIMIDSTDFEGKFEFRPLEPGYGLTVGNALRRVLLSSLEGYAITSIRIEGVDHEFSAIPGVVEDVTEIILNLKQVRFKRQIDEIDNEAVTISISGEEQITAGHFQKFISGFQVLNPDQVVCTADKKVNLNMEMTIEKGRGYVPAEENKKANAPLGTIFTDSIYTPIKNVKYSIENYRVEQKTDYEKLVFEIVSDGSIHPKDALTEAAKTLIHHFMLFSDERITLEADEIAQTETYDEESLHMRQLLKTKLVDMDLSVRALNCLKAAEVDTLGDLVSYNKNDLMKFRNFGKKSLTELEELVSNKGLNFGMDLSKYKLDKD
- the rpsD gene encoding 30S ribosomal protein S4 — protein: MARYTGPKTKIARKFGEAIFGDDKSFEKRNYPPGQHGNNRRRGKKSEYAIQLMEKQKAKYTYGILERQFSNMFKKATRAQGITGEVLLQLCESRLDNVVYRMGIAPTRSAARQFVSHRHITVNGELVNIPSYQMKAGDVVSVREKSKSLQAIQDSLANSSSVYEWITWNNETKQGTFVSVPGRIQIPENINEQFIVELYSK